Proteins from a single region of Streptomyces sp. TN58:
- a CDS encoding class I SAM-dependent methyltransferase — MSAPETPQPPVDAAKQEAFAGEVLDVLNKSALALLTSAGHQCGLFDTLATLPPSTSTEIAEAAGLNERYVREWLGGMVVGGFLEYNPERRTYVLPPEHAACLTTAAGPDNLAGMMQYIGLMGEVEQQVVRCFREGGGVPYSAYPRFQTLQAEESARVYDLALVDTIVPLVPDLAERLREGIDVLDLGTGQGHAPLVLAQAFPASRFNGLDQSESAIETARAEAARSGLDNLRYTLADSTRITGEYDVITAFDVIHDLARPAETLTAIAKALRPGGTFLMGDIAASSRLEENIEHPFGPALYTFSVFYCMTTSLSTGGAGLGTAWGQETAERMLRDAGFESIDSKTVEGDPLNVYYVATKP, encoded by the coding sequence ATGTCCGCTCCCGAAACACCGCAGCCTCCCGTCGATGCCGCCAAGCAGGAGGCGTTCGCCGGCGAAGTTCTCGACGTGCTGAACAAGAGCGCCCTCGCACTGCTGACCAGCGCCGGTCACCAGTGCGGCCTGTTCGACACACTGGCCACCCTCCCGCCGTCGACCAGCACCGAGATCGCCGAGGCCGCAGGCCTGAACGAGAGATACGTGCGCGAGTGGCTGGGCGGCATGGTCGTCGGCGGATTCCTGGAGTACAACCCGGAGCGGCGGACCTACGTCCTGCCGCCGGAACACGCCGCCTGCCTGACGACCGCGGCCGGCCCCGACAACCTGGCGGGGATGATGCAGTACATCGGACTCATGGGTGAGGTCGAACAGCAGGTGGTGCGCTGCTTCCGGGAAGGCGGCGGCGTACCGTACTCGGCGTATCCGCGCTTCCAGACGCTCCAGGCCGAGGAAAGCGCCCGGGTGTACGACCTGGCGCTCGTGGACACGATCGTGCCGCTGGTGCCGGACCTCGCCGAGCGGCTGAGGGAGGGCATCGACGTCCTGGACCTCGGCACCGGGCAGGGGCACGCTCCGCTCGTGCTGGCCCAAGCGTTCCCCGCCAGCCGCTTCAACGGCCTGGACCAGTCGGAATCCGCCATCGAGACCGCACGCGCCGAGGCGGCGCGCTCCGGGCTCGACAACCTCAGGTACACGCTCGCCGATTCGACGCGGATCACCGGGGAGTACGACGTCATCACCGCGTTCGACGTGATCCACGACCTGGCGCGGCCGGCCGAGACCCTGACGGCGATCGCGAAGGCCCTGCGCCCGGGCGGCACCTTCCTCATGGGCGACATCGCGGCCTCCAGCAGGCTGGAGGAGAACATCGAGCACCCCTTCGGTCCGGCGCTCTACACGTTCTCCGTCTTCTACTGCATGACGACCTCGCTCAGCACCGGCGGTGCAGGCCTGGGCACGGCCTGGGGCCAGGAGACGGCGGAGCGCATGCTCCGGGACGCCGGCTTCGAGAGCATCGACAGCAAGACCGTGGAGGGCGACCCGCTCAACGTCTACTACGTCGCGACCAAGCCCTGA
- a CDS encoding GerW family sporulation protein, with product MTAPDDKAQPTPLAESTIARASADLLEHLADKLGARASVRAVYGEPVTSGGVTVIPVAEIAYGFGGGAGRDTTSAKNGEGGGGGGGAAARPRGFIVIKGGTASYKPVRDPWMNIVVPLAALLTGMAASRLARRRAERNT from the coding sequence ATGACCGCCCCGGACGACAAGGCCCAGCCCACCCCACTGGCGGAGTCGACCATCGCTCGCGCCTCCGCAGACCTGCTGGAACACCTGGCCGACAAGCTCGGCGCGCGGGCCTCCGTGCGGGCCGTCTACGGCGAGCCCGTCACCAGCGGGGGCGTCACCGTCATCCCCGTCGCCGAGATCGCCTACGGCTTCGGCGGCGGCGCGGGCCGCGACACCACGTCGGCCAAGAACGGCGAAGGCGGAGGGGGCGGCGGCGGAGCCGCGGCCCGCCCCCGCGGCTTCATCGTCATCAAAGGCGGAACCGCCTCCTACAAACCCGTCCGGGACCCCTGGATGAACATCGTCGTGCCGCTTGCCGCCCTCCTGACCGGCATGGCCGCCTCCCGGCTTGCGCGGCGGCGGGCCGAGCGGAACACCTGA
- a CDS encoding class I SAM-dependent methyltransferase: MTQPIKPHPLFARFYARLAGPALEKAGVAEHRRRLLAGLTGEVIEIGAGNGLNFPHYPPEVTRLIAVEPEPNLRALAQNRAADTSLPVEMRDARAERLPFPDASFDAAVVCLTLCSIADPHAALSELHRALRPGGQLRFFEHVQADTPAMRRVQRALDATVWPRLMGGCHTGRDTQTTITGAGFTLTTVGRFDFPETRIPTPAGTHILGTAVRSDHGGKR; encoded by the coding sequence ATGACGCAACCGATCAAGCCGCACCCGCTCTTCGCCCGCTTCTACGCCCGGCTCGCCGGCCCCGCCCTCGAGAAGGCGGGCGTCGCCGAACACCGTCGGCGGCTGCTGGCCGGCCTGACCGGCGAGGTGATCGAGATCGGAGCGGGCAACGGTCTGAACTTCCCCCACTATCCGCCCGAAGTGACACGGCTCATCGCCGTCGAACCGGAACCGAACCTGCGCGCACTGGCCCAGAACCGGGCCGCCGACACCTCCCTCCCCGTAGAGATGCGCGATGCCCGCGCCGAGCGGCTCCCCTTCCCCGACGCCTCCTTCGACGCGGCCGTCGTATGCCTCACGCTCTGCTCCATCGCCGATCCGCATGCGGCACTGTCCGAACTCCACCGAGCCCTCCGACCGGGCGGCCAACTGCGGTTCTTCGAACACGTCCAGGCCGACACTCCCGCGATGCGGCGTGTCCAGCGCGCCCTCGACGCCACCGTCTGGCCGCGACTGATGGGCGGCTGCCACACCGGCCGCGACACTCAGACGACCATCACCGGAGCGGGCTTCACCCTGACCACCGTCGGCCGCTTCGACTTCCCGGAGACCCGGATCCCAACGCCGGCCGGCACCCATATCCTCGGCACCGCCGTACGCAGTGACCACGGAGGCAAGCGATGA
- a CDS encoding MarR family winged helix-turn-helix transcriptional regulator, with the protein MKSLHDMPDRPVPARAALDRLFELAEVLGGIMQRGMAEKGLTTARAGVLWALFHGGPVTQRALAARLGVTPRNVTGLLDALQEDGLVVRGVHPTDRRATLVSLTHEGRSVTSALRGGRDELAAVLFADVPADQLDTFVATLGLVTERLRAVGADSPE; encoded by the coding sequence GTGAAGTCACTTCACGATATGCCGGACCGGCCCGTTCCCGCCAGGGCTGCGCTCGACCGGCTGTTTGAGCTGGCTGAGGTCCTGGGCGGGATCATGCAGCGGGGGATGGCCGAGAAAGGGTTGACCACGGCGCGCGCAGGGGTGCTCTGGGCCCTGTTCCACGGCGGGCCTGTGACGCAGAGGGCCCTGGCCGCGCGGCTCGGGGTCACGCCACGCAACGTAACGGGGCTCCTCGACGCGTTGCAGGAGGACGGGCTGGTGGTTCGCGGGGTGCACCCCACCGACCGGCGGGCCACGCTCGTCTCGCTCACGCACGAGGGGCGTTCGGTCACGTCGGCGCTACGGGGTGGGCGCGATGAGCTGGCCGCCGTCCTGTTCGCGGACGTGCCCGCCGACCAGCTCGATACCTTTGTGGCGACTCTGGGGCTGGTGACCGAGCGTCTGAGGGCCGTCGGCGCCGACAGCCCTGAGTGA
- a CDS encoding sulfurtransferase TusA family protein has protein sequence MNVATPESPAPGITVDGTGLLCVTLLLRLRKEIDGAAPETVVHVIATDPAAPLDLPAWCHMTGHHYLGPVADPAGREVYALRLTADAHGTRPDAPWHRNTP, from the coding sequence ATGAACGTAGCGACCCCCGAAAGCCCCGCCCCCGGCATCACCGTCGACGGCACCGGCCTGCTCTGTGTCACCCTCCTGCTGCGACTGCGCAAGGAGATCGACGGCGCCGCCCCGGAGACCGTCGTCCACGTCATCGCCACCGACCCCGCCGCACCGCTCGACCTGCCCGCCTGGTGCCACATGACCGGCCACCACTACCTCGGCCCCGTCGCCGACCCCGCCGGACGAGAGGTCTACGCCCTGCGGCTCACGGCCGACGCACACGGCACCAGGCCCGACGCACCCTGGCACAGGAACACACCCTGA
- a CDS encoding cysteine desulfurase family protein has translation MNDVPDSVPSHPGLADGPVYLDYNATTPVDPRVAAAMLPHLTDFFGNPSSSHPYAQAPRRALDEARAQVADLIGARAGEVVFTSSGSEADLLALRGAVLASGRPRPHVITQATEHPAVLETCRALERLHGARVTLLPVDRDGLVEPAALAAAFTEDTVLVSVMAANNETGALQPVAELATLAHERGALFHCDAAQAAGKIPLDVQGLGVDLLTLVGHKMYAPKGAAALFVGEGVALEPVVYGGGQERGLRAGTENVALAVALGTAARIAAAELADGTPARIAALRGALHQRLTAALPGRVHLNGPEKNRLPNTLNVSVDGVLGHELLAAARQIAASTGSACHSGTHTPSPVLAAMGLDPARALGALRLSLGRWTRAEDIEAAASALIRAALSSGTRAQP, from the coding sequence ATGAACGACGTCCCCGACAGCGTTCCCTCACACCCGGGTCTCGCCGACGGGCCGGTCTACCTCGACTACAACGCCACCACCCCGGTCGATCCGCGCGTCGCCGCGGCGATGCTGCCGCATCTGACGGACTTCTTCGGGAACCCCTCCAGCAGCCACCCGTACGCCCAGGCACCTCGCCGGGCACTGGACGAGGCCCGCGCCCAGGTGGCCGACCTGATCGGCGCCAGGGCGGGCGAGGTCGTCTTCACCTCCTCCGGCTCCGAGGCCGACCTGCTCGCGCTGCGCGGTGCGGTCCTCGCCTCCGGCCGCCCCCGTCCACACGTCATCACGCAGGCCACCGAGCACCCCGCCGTGCTGGAGACGTGCCGTGCACTGGAGCGGCTTCACGGCGCCCGGGTGACGCTCCTGCCCGTCGACCGGGACGGGCTCGTGGAGCCGGCTGCCCTGGCCGCCGCGTTCACCGAGGACACGGTGCTGGTGTCGGTGATGGCGGCGAACAACGAGACCGGGGCGCTGCAGCCGGTCGCCGAACTCGCCACCCTGGCCCACGAGCGCGGGGCACTCTTCCACTGCGACGCCGCTCAAGCGGCGGGGAAGATCCCGCTCGATGTCCAGGGACTGGGTGTGGACCTGCTGACGCTGGTGGGGCACAAGATGTACGCGCCGAAGGGCGCAGCTGCCCTGTTCGTAGGCGAGGGTGTGGCCCTGGAGCCGGTCGTCTACGGCGGCGGCCAGGAGCGGGGTCTGCGGGCCGGGACCGAGAACGTCGCCCTGGCCGTCGCGCTCGGCACCGCCGCCCGGATCGCGGCCGCCGAACTCGCCGACGGCACCCCGGCCCGGATCGCGGCCCTGCGCGGCGCCCTCCACCAGCGGCTGACAGCCGCCCTGCCGGGCCGCGTGCACCTCAACGGCCCGGAGAAGAACCGTCTGCCGAACACCCTGAACGTCAGCGTCGACGGCGTCCTCGGCCACGAACTCCTCGCCGCCGCCCGCCAGATCGCGGCCTCCACCGGATCGGCCTGCCATAGCGGCACCCACACCCCCTCCCCCGTGCTGGCCGCCATGGGCCTCGATCCGGCCCGCGCGCTCGGCGCGCTGCGGCTGTCCCTGGGCCGCTGGACCAGGGCCGAGGACATCGAAGCGGCGGCATCCGCCCTGATCCGCGCGGCCCTTTCGTCAGGCACGCGCGCCCAGCCCTGA
- a CDS encoding ArsR/SmtB family transcription factor, with protein MRDASTSGTKAALYDAFAASGKALASGKRLELLDLLAQGERTVDALAKAAGLNLTTASAHLQTLKQAGFVATRREGVRIHYRLAGDDVAQLFALLRRVADRHQAAVPAARDAYLGEDGAAEVTHEELLARVEVGNVVVLDVRPLEEYQAGHIPGAVCIPVAELADRIGELPEENEVVVYCRGEYCALAYDAVRLLTDHGRRAVRLNDGMLEWRLADLPVHAGATA; from the coding sequence ATGCGGGACGCAAGCACCAGCGGCACGAAGGCCGCCCTCTACGACGCGTTCGCCGCCAGCGGCAAAGCACTGGCCAGCGGAAAACGCCTGGAACTGCTCGATCTACTCGCCCAGGGCGAACGCACCGTGGACGCCCTGGCCAAGGCCGCCGGACTGAACCTCACGACCGCCTCGGCTCATTTGCAGACCCTCAAGCAGGCCGGTTTCGTCGCCACCCGCCGGGAAGGCGTACGCATCCACTACCGGCTCGCCGGCGACGACGTCGCCCAGCTCTTCGCGCTGCTGCGTAGGGTCGCCGACCGCCACCAGGCCGCCGTCCCCGCCGCCCGCGACGCCTACCTCGGTGAAGACGGTGCCGCCGAGGTCACCCACGAGGAGCTGCTGGCGCGGGTCGAGGTCGGCAACGTGGTCGTGCTCGACGTCCGACCACTGGAGGAATACCAGGCGGGACACATCCCCGGGGCGGTGTGCATCCCGGTCGCCGAGCTGGCCGACCGGATCGGCGAGCTGCCCGAGGAGAACGAGGTCGTCGTCTACTGCCGTGGCGAGTACTGCGCCCTCGCCTACGACGCCGTACGCCTGCTCACCGACCACGGCCGACGGGCAGTCCGGCTCAACGACGGCATGCTCGAATGGCGCCTGGCCGACCTCCCCGTGCACGCCGGGGCGACGGCATGA
- a CDS encoding MBL fold metallo-hydrolase, which yields MGFPEDHLIPLVDEGLGNSAYLLDLGDGRALAVDASRDLRALHAAAERRGLTVTYAADTHLHADFLSGAVQLGHDHGATILASAAGNRSFDHQGLVDGDDVDLGGLTLRALATPGHTDEHLSFLLLDGRTELGVFTGGSLIVNSAARTDLLGADRTEELARAQYRSLRRLTALPDETAVWPTHGAGSFCSAPPGSERTSTVGAEKRANPLLAAPDEDAFVSQLIASLGTYPAYFDRLGEANRRGPGIVTSTPLLNELYAEQVRTLVADGGHVVDIRPAADYAAGHIPGSLSIPLRGQFATWLGWLLPDTAPLVFVTADGQDLGEIVWQAYKIGYERLAGRLAGGTSAWTAAGHRLATTAFVTADRTDNRPYVDVRQESEFAAGHVPGAVHIELGGLTRLAADAPGGAVVACGHGERAMTAASLLERAGHTDVAVLDGGPADYAAAHDEQLVQGTEDTRS from the coding sequence ATGGGTTTCCCCGAAGATCACCTGATCCCCCTCGTCGACGAAGGACTCGGCAACAGCGCCTACCTCCTCGACCTGGGCGATGGTCGCGCCCTCGCCGTCGACGCGAGCCGTGACCTGCGTGCCTTGCATGCCGCCGCCGAGCGGCGCGGTCTGACCGTGACGTACGCCGCCGATACTCATCTGCACGCCGACTTCCTCTCCGGTGCCGTCCAACTCGGCCACGACCACGGCGCCACGATCCTGGCGTCTGCCGCCGGCAACCGCTCCTTCGACCATCAGGGCCTCGTCGACGGTGATGACGTCGACCTCGGCGGGCTCACCCTGCGGGCACTCGCCACCCCCGGCCACACCGACGAGCACCTCTCCTTCCTGCTGCTGGACGGCCGGACCGAGCTGGGCGTTTTCACCGGTGGGTCGCTGATCGTGAACTCCGCCGCCCGTACCGACCTCCTCGGCGCCGACCGTACGGAGGAGCTGGCCCGCGCCCAGTACCGTTCCCTCAGGCGGCTGACCGCCCTGCCGGACGAGACGGCCGTGTGGCCCACGCACGGTGCCGGCTCCTTCTGCTCGGCCCCACCGGGCAGCGAACGTACCTCCACCGTCGGCGCGGAAAAGCGGGCCAACCCGCTGCTCGCCGCACCCGACGAGGACGCCTTCGTCTCCCAGCTCATCGCGAGCCTGGGCACCTACCCCGCGTACTTCGACCGGCTCGGCGAGGCCAACCGGCGCGGCCCCGGCATTGTCACCAGCACTCCGCTGCTGAACGAGCTCTACGCCGAGCAGGTCCGCACCCTGGTCGCGGACGGCGGCCACGTCGTCGACATACGCCCGGCCGCCGACTACGCCGCCGGCCACATACCTGGATCGCTCTCCATACCGCTGCGGGGCCAGTTCGCCACCTGGCTCGGCTGGCTCCTGCCCGACACCGCCCCGCTCGTCTTCGTTACCGCCGACGGCCAGGACCTGGGCGAGATCGTCTGGCAGGCGTACAAGATCGGCTACGAGCGCCTCGCCGGCCGCCTCGCGGGCGGGACGAGCGCTTGGACCGCTGCCGGCCACCGGCTTGCCACCACTGCGTTCGTCACAGCGGACCGGACGGACAACCGTCCCTATGTCGACGTGCGGCAGGAGTCGGAGTTCGCCGCCGGACATGTCCCCGGCGCGGTCCACATCGAACTCGGCGGCCTCACCCGCTTGGCCGCGGACGCCCCCGGGGGCGCGGTCGTGGCCTGCGGGCACGGCGAGCGCGCCATGACCGCCGCCAGCCTCCTCGAGCGCGCCGGTCACACCGATGTCGCCGTACTCGACGGCGGACCGGCCGACTACGCCGCCGCCCACGACGAGCAGCTCGTTCAGGGTACGGAGGACACGCGCTCGTGA
- a CDS encoding MFS transporter, which yields MKAAPASTSPTDATSRPVRLGLRENWLQFTLLVIVNICVGGLVGLERTTVPLIGSETFGLTSDLAVFSFIIAFGLTKALTNLAAGALTARFRRKQLLVAGWLIGIPVPFTLAWAPSWGWIVAANVLLGLNQGLTWSMTVNMKIDLVGPARRGLATGLNEAAGYTAVGVTALLTGYLATAYGLRPVPELIGVVFVAAGLALALVVRDTAAHVALELAHHAKPLPTGEDTGLKATFTRTSWHNRSLRGASQAGLINNLNDGLTWGVFPLLFTDHGLGLAAVGLIKGLYPILWGLGQIPSGHLADRIGRKPLIVHGMLVQAAGFVIALALLDRPLLAGILSAVALGLGTAMVYPALIASVSDHAHPAWRANALGTYRFWRDIGYAAGALIAGVLADWLGLNATVIAAAALTAASGLLAARWISAPRPGGLG from the coding sequence GTGAAGGCTGCCCCCGCCTCGACGTCACCGACGGACGCCACCAGTCGTCCGGTACGCCTCGGCCTGCGCGAGAACTGGCTGCAGTTCACCCTGCTGGTCATCGTCAACATCTGCGTCGGCGGCTTGGTCGGCCTGGAACGCACCACGGTCCCGCTCATCGGCTCCGAGACGTTCGGCCTGACCAGCGACCTGGCCGTCTTCTCCTTCATCATCGCGTTCGGTCTCACCAAGGCCCTGACGAACCTGGCGGCCGGGGCGCTGACGGCGCGCTTCCGACGCAAGCAGTTGCTGGTGGCCGGCTGGCTGATCGGCATCCCCGTCCCCTTCACCCTCGCCTGGGCGCCCTCGTGGGGCTGGATCGTCGCCGCCAACGTACTGCTCGGCCTCAACCAGGGCCTGACCTGGTCGATGACCGTCAACATGAAGATCGACCTCGTCGGCCCGGCCCGCCGCGGGCTCGCCACCGGGCTGAACGAGGCCGCCGGCTACACCGCGGTCGGCGTCACCGCCCTGCTCACCGGCTACCTCGCCACCGCCTACGGCCTGCGCCCCGTCCCCGAGCTCATCGGCGTCGTCTTCGTCGCCGCGGGCCTCGCCCTGGCCCTCGTCGTCCGCGACACCGCCGCCCACGTCGCCCTCGAACTCGCCCACCACGCCAAGCCGTTGCCTACCGGCGAGGACACCGGCCTCAAAGCCACTTTCACCCGCACCTCCTGGCACAACCGCTCACTGCGCGGCGCCAGCCAGGCCGGTCTGATCAACAACCTCAACGACGGCCTCACCTGGGGCGTCTTCCCCCTGCTCTTCACCGACCACGGCCTCGGGCTCGCCGCAGTCGGCCTGATCAAGGGCCTCTACCCGATCCTCTGGGGCCTCGGGCAGATCCCCTCCGGGCACCTCGCCGACCGCATCGGCCGCAAACCGCTCATCGTCCACGGGATGCTCGTCCAGGCCGCTGGCTTCGTCATCGCCCTCGCCCTGCTGGACCGGCCCCTGCTTGCCGGCATCCTGTCCGCGGTCGCGCTCGGCCTGGGGACCGCCATGGTCTATCCGGCCCTCATCGCGTCCGTCTCCGACCACGCCCATCCGGCCTGGCGGGCCAACGCGCTCGGTACGTACCGTTTCTGGCGGGACATCGGCTACGCGGCCGGTGCTCTGATCGCAGGCGTCCTGGCCGATTGGCTCGGCCTCAACGCCACCGTCATTGCCGCCGCCGCCCTCACGGCCGCTTCCGGGCTCCTCGCCGCCCGCTGGATCAGTGCGCCGAGGCCCGGGGGACTGGGGTGA
- a CDS encoding winged helix-turn-helix transcriptional regulator yields MRSYGQYCPIARGAEIFAERWTPVIIRNLYLGCGSFGEILEGAPGLSRTLLSQRLKQLERAGIVSSAPKADGHGSRYSLTPSGHDLFKVCVSLGEWGAAWLEIAPEHLDPFVALWSMCNMLRKDRLPDRRVVIRFDFTGRRRPERYWLLIDHGDTEICKTYPGLDEDLYITAQAEAFVKWHAGRQAWAEATRDGRIQLHGPSELVRAFPTWNARSAFARITPVPRASAH; encoded by the coding sequence GTGCGGAGCTATGGCCAGTACTGCCCCATCGCCCGCGGTGCCGAGATCTTCGCCGAGCGCTGGACGCCGGTGATCATCCGCAACCTGTACCTGGGCTGCGGAAGCTTCGGCGAGATCCTCGAAGGCGCCCCCGGGCTCTCCCGCACCCTGCTCTCGCAACGGCTCAAGCAGCTCGAACGGGCCGGGATCGTCAGTTCCGCACCCAAGGCCGACGGGCACGGCAGCCGGTACTCGCTCACGCCCTCCGGGCACGACCTGTTCAAGGTGTGCGTGTCGCTCGGCGAGTGGGGTGCCGCCTGGCTGGAGATCGCGCCCGAGCACCTCGATCCCTTCGTGGCGCTGTGGTCGATGTGCAACATGCTCCGCAAGGACCGGCTCCCGGACCGGCGGGTCGTGATCCGCTTCGATTTCACCGGTCGCCGACGCCCCGAGCGGTACTGGCTGCTGATCGACCACGGGGACACCGAGATCTGCAAGACCTACCCCGGCCTCGACGAGGACCTCTACATCACGGCGCAGGCCGAGGCCTTCGTCAAATGGCACGCGGGCCGGCAGGCCTGGGCCGAGGCCACCCGCGACGGCCGCATCCAACTCCACGGTCCCTCCGAGCTCGTACGTGCCTTCCCCACCTGGAACGCCCGCAGCGCCTTCGCCCGCATCACCCCAGTCCCCCGGGCCTCGGCGCACTGA
- a CDS encoding FAD-binding oxidoreductase, which produces MRTDLQIDGFRGRLITADHAEYDTARAIWNGAVDRRPRLIARCGGTADVAAAVRFARAHDLEIAVRGGGHNVAGTAVCDDGIVIELSAMRAVSVDPADHTARVQGGALWGDVDHETQAYGLATTGGIVSHTGVAGLTLGGGIGFLMRTYGLAVDNLLAAEVVTADGSALRASADEHPDLFWALRGGGGNFGVVTLFRFALHPVGPTVLAGPVFWPAEDTADVLRFYREFAAAAPDALGTVVRLGTVPPLPVVPPELHWRPAVAVACCYSGPVEDGERAVRPLRRFRQPLVDLLGPAPYAAFQAGLDDTTPHGWHYYWKATDLAGLSDDAIAVIADHTYRAGSPRSYVAMFHLGGAVARVPRDATAFAGRDTVHNIVIDAVWLPGESAEHAVPETAWARRFLRALEPHRASGVYVNFLDADDGAGRVRAAYGEHTHRRLAEIKAKYDPGNAFHHNKNIHPG; this is translated from the coding sequence GTGCGGACCGACCTGCAGATCGATGGCTTCCGGGGCCGGCTGATCACTGCCGACCACGCCGAGTACGACACCGCCCGCGCCATCTGGAACGGCGCCGTCGACCGGCGTCCCCGGCTGATCGCCCGCTGCGGCGGGACCGCGGACGTGGCCGCGGCCGTGCGCTTCGCCCGCGCACACGACCTGGAGATCGCCGTCCGGGGCGGCGGCCACAACGTGGCCGGCACCGCGGTGTGCGACGACGGCATCGTCATCGAACTCTCCGCGATGCGGGCCGTCTCGGTCGATCCCGCCGACCACACCGCCCGCGTCCAGGGCGGCGCACTGTGGGGCGACGTCGACCACGAGACCCAGGCGTACGGCCTGGCCACCACCGGCGGGATCGTCAGCCACACGGGCGTCGCCGGGCTCACCCTCGGCGGCGGCATCGGCTTCCTGATGCGTACGTACGGGCTCGCCGTCGACAACCTGCTGGCCGCCGAGGTGGTCACCGCGGACGGCAGCGCCCTGCGGGCGTCCGCCGACGAGCACCCCGACCTGTTCTGGGCGCTGCGGGGCGGCGGCGGCAACTTCGGCGTGGTCACCCTGTTCCGGTTCGCGCTGCACCCGGTCGGGCCGACCGTCCTGGCCGGCCCCGTCTTCTGGCCGGCCGAGGACACCGCCGACGTGCTGCGCTTCTACCGGGAGTTCGCCGCCGCGGCACCCGACGCGCTGGGCACCGTCGTCCGGCTCGGCACCGTCCCACCGCTTCCGGTCGTGCCCCCGGAGCTGCACTGGCGCCCGGCCGTCGCCGTCGCCTGCTGCTACTCGGGCCCCGTCGAGGACGGCGAGCGCGCGGTACGCCCCTTGCGCCGCTTCCGACAGCCGCTCGTGGACCTGCTCGGCCCCGCCCCGTACGCCGCCTTCCAGGCGGGCCTCGACGACACGACCCCGCACGGCTGGCACTACTACTGGAAGGCCACGGACCTGGCCGGCCTTTCCGACGACGCGATCGCCGTCATCGCCGACCACACCTACCGCGCCGGCTCGCCGCGCTCGTACGTGGCGATGTTCCACCTGGGCGGCGCCGTGGCACGGGTCCCGCGCGACGCCACCGCCTTCGCCGGCCGTGACACGGTCCACAACATCGTCATCGACGCCGTCTGGCTGCCCGGGGAGTCCGCCGAGCACGCCGTGCCCGAGACGGCGTGGGCCCGCCGCTTCCTCCGGGCCCTCGAACCGCACCGCGCGTCCGGTGTCTACGTCAACTTCCTCGACGCCGACGATGGCGCAGGCCGGGTCCGGGCAGCGTACGGGGAGCACACCCACCGGCGACTCGCCGAGATCAAGGCCAAGTACGACCCCGGCAACGCCTTCCACCACAACAAGAACATCCACCCCGGCTGA
- a CDS encoding DsbA family protein — protein sequence MEIEVLVVPDCPHRQLAEQRLRQALDDEGLGATAFASRVITDAAEAERSGFTGSPTILINGRDPFAHPHATPSLACRIYRTPDGLSGSPSVDQLRQALATAVRRADT from the coding sequence ATGGAGATCGAAGTCCTGGTGGTGCCCGACTGTCCACACCGGCAACTTGCCGAGCAACGGCTACGCCAAGCTCTGGACGACGAGGGACTGGGCGCGACCGCCTTCGCCAGCCGGGTGATCACCGACGCGGCGGAGGCCGAGCGGTCCGGCTTCACCGGATCCCCGACCATCCTCATCAACGGCCGTGACCCGTTCGCCCACCCACACGCCACGCCGTCGCTCGCCTGCCGCATCTACCGTACGCCCGACGGCCTGTCCGGATCACCCAGCGTCGACCAGCTCCGACAGGCCCTCGCCACCGCCGTCCGCCGCGCGGACACCTGA